In one Streptomyces sp. NBC_00597 genomic region, the following are encoded:
- the pelF gene encoding GT4 family glycosyltransferase PelF translates to MSHGRHVTMLTEGTYPHVHGGVSTWCDQLVRGMPEVDFNVIALTGSGREPVTWELPRNVYRHTAVPLWGATPGRRSVLRGKAHRRFADTYETFLLSLLDPPPATAGGTPGRGGFSEALREFAVLARAGRLAPALRSETVLRLLMDVWTRPGVSTAAAGPTIHDALTATDLIEHALRPLAVRIPPDSVAHSVSSGLATLPALAAKYLDQVPFLLTEHGIYLRERYLGYRTAQQRWPVKALMLGFYRELNTEGYRQADLITPCNQYNRRWEERGGAAPDRIRTVYNGVDPYAFPDAGPEPEVPTLSWCGRIDPIKDLETLVRAYAFMREELPALRLRLFGPVPAGCEEYKLRLEKLAAELGVTDGISYEGRVADVAGAYAAGSVVMLSSISEGFPFSIIEAMSCGRTTVSTDVGGVREAVGDTGLVVPPREPETMARATLALLRDDERRAELGRRSRKRVVEKFTLHQSVDGFRHIYRELAGQPVLPVREGDDWTQRLADPWYRELAADGSLW, encoded by the coding sequence ATGAGTCATGGGCGTCATGTCACCATGCTCACCGAAGGCACCTATCCACACGTCCACGGGGGAGTCAGCACCTGGTGCGACCAACTGGTGCGCGGGATGCCGGAGGTCGACTTCAACGTCATAGCCCTGACCGGCTCCGGCCGTGAGCCCGTCACGTGGGAGCTGCCCCGCAACGTCTACCGGCACACCGCCGTCCCGCTCTGGGGAGCGACGCCCGGCCGCCGCTCGGTCCTGCGGGGCAAGGCGCACCGCCGGTTCGCCGACACCTACGAAACCTTCCTGCTCTCGCTCCTCGATCCTCCCCCGGCCACCGCAGGGGGCACCCCCGGCCGCGGCGGATTCTCCGAAGCCCTCCGCGAATTCGCCGTCCTGGCCCGGGCCGGCCGCCTCGCCCCGGCCCTGCGCTCCGAAACGGTCCTGCGCCTCCTCATGGACGTGTGGACGCGCCCCGGCGTCTCCACCGCCGCCGCCGGGCCCACCATCCACGACGCGCTCACCGCCACCGACCTGATCGAGCACGCGCTGCGGCCGCTCGCCGTACGGATCCCGCCCGACAGCGTCGCGCACTCCGTCAGCAGCGGCCTCGCCACCCTCCCGGCCCTCGCCGCCAAGTACCTCGACCAGGTGCCCTTCCTGCTCACCGAGCACGGCATCTACCTGCGCGAGCGCTACCTCGGCTACCGCACCGCGCAGCAGCGCTGGCCGGTCAAGGCCCTGATGCTCGGCTTCTACCGGGAGCTCAACACCGAGGGCTACCGGCAAGCCGACCTCATCACCCCGTGCAACCAGTACAACCGCCGCTGGGAGGAGCGCGGCGGCGCCGCCCCCGACCGCATCCGCACGGTGTACAACGGCGTCGACCCGTACGCCTTCCCCGACGCCGGACCCGAACCCGAGGTCCCCACCCTCAGCTGGTGCGGGCGCATCGACCCGATCAAGGACCTCGAAACCCTCGTCCGGGCCTACGCGTTCATGCGCGAAGAGCTGCCCGCCCTGCGGCTGAGGCTGTTCGGCCCGGTCCCGGCCGGCTGCGAGGAGTACAAGCTCCGCCTGGAGAAACTCGCCGCCGAACTCGGCGTGACCGACGGGATCTCGTACGAGGGCCGCGTCGCGGACGTCGCCGGGGCCTACGCGGCGGGCAGCGTCGTGATGCTCTCCAGCATCAGCGAGGGCTTCCCCTTCAGCATCATCGAAGCCATGTCCTGCGGCCGCACCACCGTCTCCACCGACGTCGGCGGGGTGCGGGAGGCCGTCGGCGACACCGGGCTCGTCGTCCCGCCGCGCGAACCGGAGACCATGGCCCGCGCCACCCTCGCCCTGCTCCGCGACGACGAACGCCGCGCCGAACTGGGCCGGCGATCCCGCAAGCGGGTCGTCGAGAAGTTCACCCTCCACCAGTCCGTGGACGGCTTCCGCCACATCTACCGGGAACTCGCCGGCCAGCCCGTCCTGCCCGTCCGCGAGGGCGACGACTGGACGCAGCGGCTCGCCGACCCCTGGTACCGCGAACTCGCCGCCGACGGGAGCCTGTGGTGA
- a CDS encoding leucyl aminopeptidase: MTALTLSTAGAATLRADALVVGVAKGPKGPVVAAGAEAVDKAYDGKLAAVLDALGASGAEGETTKLPAPDGLKVPVVLAVGLGSVPEKDESYDEEALRRAAGAAARALHGSKKAAFALPLDDASAVTAVAEGALLGAYAFTAYQGGEKKASGKNGGPKQPLAEVTLLGAKPRDKEHKAAAERATVVATEVNVARDLINTPPNDLTPEAFAAVASATAKENGVKVQVLDEKALVKGGYGGIMGVGKGSENPPRLVKLSYTHAKAEKTLAFVGKGITYDSGGISLKPAGHNETMKCDMSGAAAVFAAVIAAAKLGLQVNVTGWLALAENMPSGSATKPGDVLRMYSGKTVEVLNTDAEGRLVLGDALTKASEDNPDAIVDVATLTGAMVLALGDRTFGIMANDDAFRTAIHEIAEEVGEASWPMPLPEDLRKTMDSPTADIANMGVRMGGGLVAGLFLQEFVGEGITWAHLDIAGPAFHEGAPYGYTPKGGTGSAVRTLVRLAERTATGDLG, from the coding sequence GTGACTGCTCTGACTCTCAGCACTGCCGGCGCGGCGACGCTGCGCGCCGACGCCCTCGTGGTCGGCGTGGCGAAGGGCCCGAAGGGCCCGGTCGTCGCCGCAGGCGCCGAGGCCGTGGACAAGGCGTACGACGGAAAGCTCGCCGCCGTGCTCGACGCGCTCGGCGCCTCCGGCGCCGAAGGCGAGACCACCAAGCTGCCGGCCCCGGACGGCCTGAAGGTCCCGGTCGTGCTGGCGGTCGGACTCGGCTCCGTCCCCGAGAAGGACGAGTCGTACGACGAGGAGGCCCTGCGGCGCGCCGCCGGCGCCGCCGCCCGCGCCCTGCACGGCTCCAAGAAGGCCGCCTTCGCCCTCCCCCTGGACGACGCCTCGGCCGTGACCGCCGTCGCCGAGGGCGCGCTGCTGGGCGCGTACGCCTTCACCGCCTACCAGGGCGGCGAGAAGAAGGCCTCCGGCAAGAACGGCGGCCCGAAGCAGCCGCTCGCCGAGGTGACCCTGCTCGGCGCCAAGCCGCGCGACAAGGAGCACAAGGCGGCCGCCGAGCGCGCGACCGTCGTCGCCACCGAGGTCAACGTCGCCCGCGACCTGATCAACACCCCGCCGAACGACCTCACCCCCGAGGCCTTCGCCGCCGTCGCCTCCGCGACGGCCAAGGAGAACGGCGTCAAGGTCCAGGTCCTCGACGAGAAGGCACTGGTCAAGGGCGGCTACGGCGGCATCATGGGCGTCGGCAAGGGCTCCGAGAACCCGCCGCGCCTGGTGAAGCTCTCCTACACCCACGCCAAGGCGGAGAAGACCCTCGCCTTCGTCGGCAAGGGCATCACCTACGACTCGGGCGGCATCTCCCTGAAGCCGGCCGGCCACAACGAGACGATGAAGTGCGACATGTCCGGCGCCGCCGCCGTCTTCGCCGCCGTCATCGCCGCCGCCAAGCTGGGCCTCCAGGTCAACGTCACCGGCTGGCTCGCGCTCGCCGAGAACATGCCCTCCGGTTCCGCCACCAAGCCCGGCGACGTGCTGCGCATGTACAGCGGCAAGACCGTCGAGGTCCTGAACACGGACGCCGAGGGCCGCCTGGTCCTGGGCGACGCCCTGACCAAGGCCTCCGAGGACAACCCGGACGCGATCGTCGACGTCGCCACCCTGACCGGCGCCATGGTGCTGGCCCTGGGTGACCGCACCTTCGGGATCATGGCGAACGACGACGCCTTCCGCACCGCGATCCACGAGATCGCCGAGGAGGTCGGCGAGGCGTCCTGGCCGATGCCGCTCCCCGAGGACCTGCGCAAGACCATGGACTCCCCCACCGCCGACATCGCCAACATGGGTGTCCGGATGGGCGGCGGCCTGGTGGCCGGCCTCTTCCTCCAGGAGTTCGTCGGCGAGGGCATCACCTGGGCGCACCTCGACATCGCGGGCCCGGCCTTCCACGAGGGTGCGCCGTACGGCTACACCCCCAAGGGCGGCACCGGCTCGGCCGTGCGCACCCTGGTGCGGCTGGCCGAGCGTACGGCCACCGGCGACCTGGGCTGA
- the lpdA gene encoding dihydrolipoyl dehydrogenase, protein MANDASTVFDLVILGGGSGGYAAALRASQLGLDVALIEKNKLGGTCLHNGCIPTKALLHAGEIADQAREAAQFGVKATFEGIDIAGVQKYKDEVISGLYKGLQGLVASRKVTYIEGEGRLSSPTSVDVNGQRIQGRHVLLATGSVPKSLPGLQIDGNRIISSDHALVLDRVPESAIVLGGGVIGVEFASAWKSFGSDITVIEGLKHLVPVEDENSSKLLERAFRKRGIKFNLGTFFDKAEYTETGVRVTLADGKTFEAEVLLVAVGRGPVSQGLGYEEQGVAMDRGYVLVDEYMQTNVPTISAVGDLVPTLQLAHVGFAEGILVAERLAGLKTVPIDYDGVPRVTYCHPEVASVGITEAKAKEIYGADKVVALKYNLAGNGKSKILKTAGEIKLVQVKDGAVVGVHMVGDRMGEQVGEAQLIYNWEALPAEVAQLIHAHPTQNEALGEAHLALAGKPLHSHD, encoded by the coding sequence GTGGCGAACGACGCCAGCACCGTTTTCGACCTAGTGATCCTCGGCGGCGGCAGCGGCGGTTACGCCGCGGCTCTGCGCGCATCCCAGCTGGGTCTGGACGTTGCCCTGATCGAGAAGAACAAGCTCGGCGGCACCTGCCTGCACAACGGCTGCATCCCCACGAAGGCCCTGCTCCACGCGGGCGAGATCGCGGACCAGGCGCGCGAAGCCGCCCAGTTCGGCGTGAAGGCCACCTTCGAGGGCATCGACATCGCGGGTGTGCAGAAGTACAAGGACGAGGTCATCTCGGGCCTGTACAAGGGCCTGCAGGGCCTGGTCGCCTCCCGCAAGGTGACGTACATCGAGGGTGAGGGCCGCCTTTCCTCGCCGACCTCCGTCGACGTGAACGGCCAGCGCATCCAGGGCCGCCACGTCCTGCTGGCGACCGGCTCCGTGCCGAAGTCGCTGCCGGGCCTGCAGATCGACGGCAACCGCATCATCTCCTCGGACCACGCGCTGGTCCTGGACCGCGTTCCCGAGTCGGCGATCGTCCTGGGCGGCGGCGTCATCGGCGTCGAGTTCGCCTCGGCGTGGAAGTCCTTCGGCTCCGACATCACCGTGATCGAGGGCCTCAAGCACCTCGTCCCGGTCGAGGACGAGAACAGCTCGAAGCTGCTGGAGCGCGCGTTCCGCAAGCGCGGCATCAAGTTCAACCTCGGCACCTTCTTCGACAAGGCCGAGTACACCGAGACCGGCGTGCGCGTCACGCTGGCCGACGGCAAGACCTTCGAGGCCGAGGTGCTGCTGGTCGCCGTCGGTCGCGGCCCGGTCTCGCAGGGCCTCGGCTACGAGGAGCAGGGCGTCGCGATGGACCGCGGCTACGTCCTGGTCGACGAGTACATGCAGACGAACGTGCCGACGATCTCGGCCGTCGGCGACCTCGTCCCGACCCTGCAGCTCGCGCACGTCGGCTTCGCGGAGGGCATCCTCGTCGCGGAGCGCCTGGCCGGTCTGAAGACCGTCCCGATCGACTACGACGGCGTTCCGCGCGTCACGTACTGCCACCCCGAGGTCGCCTCCGTCGGCATCACCGAGGCCAAGGCCAAGGAGATCTACGGCGCGGACAAGGTCGTGGCCCTGAAGTACAACCTGGCGGGCAACGGCAAGAGCAAGATCCTGAAGACCGCGGGCGAGATCAAGCTCGTCCAGGTCAAGGACGGTGCCGTGGTCGGCGTCCACATGGTCGGTGACCGGATGGGCGAGCAGGTCGGCGAGGCCCAGCTGATCTACAACTGGGAGGCCCTGCCGGCCGAGGTCGCGCAGCTCATCCACGCGCACCCGACCCAGAACGAAGCGCTCGGCGAGGCCCACCTGGCCCTGGCCGGCAAGCCGCTTCACTCCCACGACTAA